From Rhodopseudomonas palustris, a single genomic window includes:
- the gloB gene encoding hydroxyacylglutathione hydrolase — translation MPADIRIVPCLTDNFGYLVHDPSTGATASIDAPEAAPLIAALEKEGWKLTDILVTHHHGDHVGGIAELKNKYHCRVHAPHDANAKIADADVRVEEGDVVRIGSLTARVLETPGHTLDHVSYVFDDDRALFAADTLFSIGCGRVFEGTYPMMWESLLKLRALPDDFRLYCGHEYTASNVKFALGIEPGNADLQARAKQVEALRADGKPTIPVTLGEEKKANVFLRADVPSVADAVGLSGAPAAEVFGEIRERKNNG, via the coding sequence ATGCCCGCCGACATCCGCATCGTTCCGTGCCTCACCGACAATTTCGGCTATCTGGTCCATGATCCGTCGACCGGCGCGACCGCCTCGATCGACGCGCCGGAGGCCGCGCCGCTGATCGCCGCGCTGGAGAAGGAAGGCTGGAAGCTGACGGACATCCTCGTCACTCATCATCATGGCGACCACGTCGGCGGCATCGCCGAGCTGAAGAACAAGTATCATTGCCGCGTCCATGCACCGCACGACGCCAATGCCAAGATCGCCGACGCCGACGTCAGGGTGGAGGAGGGCGACGTGGTGCGGATCGGCAGCCTCACTGCGCGGGTACTGGAGACCCCCGGTCACACCCTCGACCACGTCTCCTATGTGTTCGACGACGATCGCGCACTGTTCGCAGCCGATACGCTGTTTTCGATCGGTTGCGGCCGCGTGTTCGAAGGCACCTATCCGATGATGTGGGAATCGCTGCTGAAGCTGCGGGCTCTGCCGGACGACTTCAGACTGTATTGCGGACATGAATACACCGCCTCCAACGTCAAGTTCGCGCTCGGGATCGAACCCGGCAACGCCGATCTGCAGGCCCGGGCCAAGCAGGTCGAAGCGCTGCGCGCCGACGGCAAGCCGACGATTCCGGTGACGCTCGGCGAAGAAAAGAAGGCCAACGTGTTCCTGCGTGCCGACGTGCCGTCGGTCGCAGATGCGGTCGGATTGTCGGGTGCGCCCGCGGCCGAGGTGTTCGGCGAGATCCGCGAGCGCAAGAACAACGGGTGA